In Diabrotica undecimpunctata isolate CICGRU chromosome 9, icDiaUnde3, whole genome shotgun sequence, the DNA window GACTAAAGAGCTTGTTATAGAGCATATTTTAGATATGCTCAGAGACAATCAAACTGACATATCTTCCAATTCAGTTTACCCGAATGAAAAGCGTGTCTGTCCTAAAAAGAAATGATGAGTTTACTGATGGATACGAGTGATAGTGAAGATGACGTGCCTGTTCTTAGTTTTCAAAACCCTGTCCATCTTCCCCGTCACCCAGGTGACGTCGACCCTCTAACATGGTGGAAAGTGAACAAGGGAAGGTACGATCTTCTTTTTCCTGTAGTGCAGCAATATTTAGTTATACCACCAAGAGTGTCCCGAGCGAGCGCTTGTTTAGTGGCGCTGGACTTCTTTATACGCTACATCGAAACAGACTTGTAGGAGAAAACTTtacttattgttaaaaaaaacttaaaaataagtaaaaacagagaattgttattttttaataagaGAGAGCAGAATTTTTGTTAacccaaaattaatatttatggAAAAGATCTGTAAGCAAATAACAGGctgtttatgtttgtttgtttaaactctttacataaaaacacaTAGACTGTTTTTAGTTTGTAGTTGAATAATTCTTAGCTTTTTCAAGatgattgtctaaaattaaaaactttaggCTAATAAAAGTTTTagagaataatttgtttttgttttttttgtttactttgcatcatttattttttgttttctaattttatagttttttaagcttgaaaaataaaagttttcttaataaaaaaactgagaagtgaatggatttttatttaattaacataatcaaattatttttttttcttatattcatATTCGCAAAACATTCGCACAAAGGGAAATCAGCAGTGAAAGTGATGTCGAAATGATTCCAGATGGGATTAGGGAAACACAGATTGAAAATGGCCGCTAGTTAATatctcaaaaaatagtaaaataaaagtaCTGACACGTCTAAGATTAATTTCAATACTGCCACTTCtgttaatattcctaacaatattaatgtaaataattgttataattgtgttattaatattcataagtagatttttCTAATCTAGAATTCACGAGAATaactttaaagtgtttaataaaagttcataagtaaagtttattaatatattctttttaacataggTATAAAACGGttacagaaaaaatattgtacgtaACACGAACCAAAAGTAATTTTACGAGACTAGCAGGATTTCAGGACTCGCCCAGGATTTCAGGACTCGCCCACGGCTCGTCCTGGAAACTTCCTACTCATCTCGCAAAATATCACTCTCGGAACTTGTTACGTAGTGTCATCAAATAAATATCGTTCTTTACactaattaatatttttctaaCAACTAAGTAActggtttttactaaattaaaTTCTATTCTACCTTAAATTTACACTCCCGCACTTCCTACTTATTCcttttaatttaatacaatttcacagaatgacggtattagatttttgttttgatacagtgcagcaacaaccgttgatacgtatttcgacctcattaagtctcttcagaacggtatagtcactgctctactgctgtttgtttcgcaaattttaggaaacacagtggttaagatttgaattcggtttcgctaagtagaaatcgtttgatttctctttttgttaataCAATTTCTTAACGACACTAATTTTTTGAAGATCtatatttctttttcatttttaaataaaaaagctgATTGACGATAACTGCATACCTGAATGAAACCGACCGAACTTTTTTAAATGTGGACAAAATTCCTTTGGTTGTACAAGGTCTGATCAGACACAATGATGTATGGAGACTCctttaaaatagtaaaaatatttttttatttcgatcTTCATGCCAAGTATGCATTCAATTAATCGTTTAAAAGAATCTTTACACCTTTTTTCCAATAcgtattttcaaatgtttgtttCAGATCACGTTGCTAGGAAAATTGCTTAAATGTGTGCAAATGACTTAAGAGGAAACtgattaaacaaatttcacaattaGTAACGATTTTTCTCAAGCGTGTACTTTCTTATGCGTCATCAAATTGCTTTGCTGGGAAAACTGCTTAAgacaaattttacacttgtaaggcttttccccAGTATGTACATTTTGATGCTTTGTCAAATTTCCTtgttgagaaaactgcttaagacaaatttcacacttgtaaggtttttccccagtatgtgttcgcaaatgaTTTTTCAAATTATCTGCTGTAGTAAATGTGTTAAAGcaagtttcacacttgtaaggcttttccccagtatgtgttcgcaaatgaTTTTTCAAATTATCTGCTGTAGTAAATGTGTTAAAGcaagtttcacacttgtaaggcttttccccAGTATGTACATTTTGATGCTGTGTCAAATGTCCTTGTCGAGAAAACTGCTtgagacaaatttcacacttgtaaggtttttccccagtatgtgttcgcaaatgaTTTTTCAAAGTATTTGCTGTAGTAAATGTTTTAAAGCAAATTACACACTTgcaaggtttttccccagtatgtgttcgcaaatgcaTTTTCAAGCCAGTGGTTCTAGTAAatgttttaaagcaaatttcacacttgtaaggtttttccccagtatgtgttcgcaaatgctttttcaaatcaTTTGCTGCAGTAAatgtcttaaagcaaatttcacactcgtaaggtttttccccagtatgtgttcgcaaatgcaTTTTCAAACCACTGGCTCTAGTAAatgttttaaagcaaatttcacacttgtaaggtttttccccagtatgcgatcgcatatgaattttcaaatgaATTGCTTTAGTAAATGCCTTAtcgcaaatttcacacttgtagggtttttccccagtatgtgttcgcaaatgctttttcaaatcaTTTGCTGCAGTAAAtgccttaaagcaaatttcacactcgtaAGGTCTTTCCCCAGTATGCGTTCGCAAATGAATTTTCAAATGAATTGCTTTAGTAAATGTCTTAtcgcaaatttcacacttgtagggtttttccccagtatgcgttcgcatatgaattttcaaatgaATTGCTTTAGTAAATGTCTTAtcgcaaatttcacacttgtagggtttttccccagtatgcgttcgcatatgaattttcaaatgaATTGTTTTAGTAAATGTCTTATCGCAAATTTCACACATGTagggtttttccccagtatgtgttcgcaaatgctttttcaaatcaTTTGCTGCAGTAAATGTCTTAAAGCAAATTTTACACTCgaaaggtttttccccagtatgcgttcgcaaatgctttttcaaattatttgctgtagtaaatgtcttaaagcaaatttcacacttgtaaggtttttccccagtatgtgttcgcaaatgcCTTTTCAATTGATCGGCTCTAGTAAATGTCTTAAAGCAAATTCCGCACTTGTagggtttttccccagtatgtaaTTTTTTATGAGTTGTCAAACTGCTTTTCTGAGAAAACTGCctaagacaaatttcacacttgtaaggtttttcccgaGTATGTGTTCGAAAatgatttttcaaattatttgctgtagtaaatgttttaaagcaaattacacacttgtaaggttttccTCCCGTATGTCTtcgcaaatgctttttcaaatcaTTTGCTGCAGTAAatgtcttaaagcaaatttcacactcgtaaggtttttccccagtatgtgttcgcaaatgcaTTTTCAATTGATCGGCTCTAGTAAATGTCTTAAAGCAAATTCCGCACTTGTagggtttttccccagtatgtaaTTTTTTATGAGTTGTCAAATTGATTTTCTGAGAAAACTGCctaagacaaatttcacacttgtaaaatTCTTGTTGAATCTCAACTTTTATACTTTTGTTTAGTATGGTTTCTTCAGCATGTTGACttatttgttgttgtttgtgGTATAAATGTTTAGGTGATGTTTTTTTAGTGTCCAATGTATTCCTGATTTGGGAAAAacctaaaatataaaacaaactataaatatttgttttttagcTACAAGGAAAATTTTTGTGCAGAAACAGGAATAAAAACAAATAagtctataaaaaataaatatagtattaaacaattgaaaccaaaaaactttactttttgtaatttactattttaagtTTCAAGCATTTGTTTATCCacctaataatataaataaacaatattgttaTACTCAGTTCGTTGATCCCAGTTAAATTTTAACCAACTGACCACTCCTATTAGTTATGATTATTGTTCCTTTTCAATGATACCTAAGTCTGTAACAAATTACTATGCAGTAATGCAATGGTTAAGTTTATTATTAATACTTGTAATATGATTAAACTTAAGAGTAGTATCGGATGATGTCgtatttaacattattttaaaaaagaaaatttgattATTGTAATTGAATGTTTAGTATGATTTTTTAAACTGTATGATTTTGTTTAAACTATGTGATAATATGGTAATGTAATAATCTTATTCTAAAAAGGAATCTGTTGAATTATTGAATTTCATATGTTGTTTGTCTACTGTTAAAAGAAAGGAGTAGATTTCTTGGTTTCCCTTTCTAGAACTTCTACTGACTCAAAGTCCATCTGGTGTCCTTCATTTACTACATGAAGCGCTAATGAGCAACGGTCATGATGTAATCGGCAGTCGCTTTTATGTGAAATTATGCGATTTTTTAAATGCCTTTCTGTGTGACCTATGTATTTTTTATTGCAGTTTTTTTGCATGGAATGCTGTAGACTACATGTGACATTTGCTCCTTAGgtgttttgtcttttatttttgtgtGAAGGCTCTTTATTGAAAATACCGTTTTATTTGCAATTTTGAAATTATGAAAAGAATTTAGAACCCTTGCTAgtcttatttaaatttaataaattacaaagcaGATACGAATCAGCTAAGCAGCATCTACAGCAATATTCTGCAATTCATTTAAGTCAATATTAATTTACCGCATACCTGCTACCTTATTTTATAATATAGAAATTTAAAGAAACTCATCTCGTCCACTATACACTTTTTGTTGTTCTATGtgtatattaacttaaaaattgtCAGTCTAATTGTGAAAGTGTAAAACAAATGTTTGTCTTGTAGTTTTTGTGAACAGTTCTACCTCTGTAAGTAAATATTAATGTAACTTTATCTTAATGTTGTTTatctctttgttttaataaatttgtagtgcACTTCTGATGAAGCCAACAATCAGTTGGCGAAATATTAAGTGACTAGAAAATAGAATTGTGTTAATTCCAGACCGATAGAACCTGACATATActcaagaatattattttaaataatatacggtcgataccaaaacaaaaaatttatatatatatatatatatatatatatatatatatatatatatatatataattttcatttttcttagGTTAAGGTCCTATGTACTTTTAAAAAAGCAGATTTGAATGACCTATATCTTAAAAAAACTCGGAAGTGAAACAGTTCGCATGTTAATGTACATATTGTGTTTAGCGCAAAGACATACACACCCCCGGCACAATCCCGGTCCGTTCCAAATCGACCATGACACTATTCATCCGAAAACTAGTGCCACGAGTAGATTCGTGAAGAACCCTTCCTTGCCACCTCCCGGCTCATCTGCCAAGTTTCCTTATCCCATGATTGCATTTGGAGAAGGAAATTATTTAATTCGCGCTACTCAGAAGAATCGGGCGTTTAAAAAGCCCCTCTATTCTCTGCCACTAAAATTCGAATTCGCTGGCGTGTATCCTATCCGCAGTATCACACAGCCCAGCGGCGGATTGTGGGATAAATCATCAGCCAGATGTCAATATATGCTTGAAAAGCTTAGGATGTCGGCCGATCTGAAAGTTGAAAAGCTGAAAAGAACATTTTTTGGGAGTACCGAagtaccattttttatttttatatatatttttttgtattttaatgtttaattcTTGCAATCCAAAATGCCTTACCAAAAAATAGTTAACGGAAAGCTGTCAGTCGATTTTGCGACAATACATTTCATAGGAAAcgaaatacattgaaaatattcttggGTATtctaatacatatacgaggggatttcaatatataccaaggaatttacaaatgcgaCAATGCTCGACAATTTCCTGCTCGTAAATGTTCAATAATACTTGAGTAAATTTCTTTGGTTTATTGGTCTggaattaataaaacaaattttttggtGAATTGccattttacttttatattttattttatttaaattgaatgcatacattttagttttaaatattagtaGTGTAACatgtaatttatattataaagtaGAAAAAAAAGTGTTAATTGAGAATGACCATTTGCCAAAAGTTCAGTAGTGTATTATTTAGTTACATATATACTTCCCACCCAACCTTCACTGAGTATTGCTATATCTTAGGTTTTGAAATAAATTAACAACTACATGTAATATTGTGTTTTATTACATAAACCATAAACAACATCAATTACATActcatttattatatatatttgtatattattgtatatatgtatatatatatatatatatatatatatatatatataaatactttatatatatatatatatatatatatatatatatatatatatgtaaatacttttttctttttgggtgtggtagtcaataaaaaatagagatttgctaaggcgtactatttattctgaatccaaactttcggtggttttttgccacctttattaaggtctacaaagaaaattactatgttgtaacaatttgaatgatgcaataaaaaacctataaaaaaacttacccgaatgtaagattcgtggcataaacaacaacgttaaataacatgatatgtACTGCAATTGCAACTaactttaaaaatgttactgtttaaAAGACActttgacaattattaatacatacgttaaaaatttaaaacacaaaatgatagacgacatgttaaaacagtcgtcgttgcaaatttgatttcagtcacatttcacgagcagaaagagagaaaatgggaggacaattattgtttaaatcgtttgaagaaaatacaaaaaacaactttcaaACTAATGTCTAACAAAAtgctgtttatgaattttgagtactaccaactgtattactaACTTGAAATTGAGCGGgaaattacaaatattatttacaacataaacaataaaaagaaaaatagtatttagtaaataggtttagaaaaaacaaccaaacaaaacaaaactgaattaataactgaagtttgatcaaaaaaattcaattaataaagaaattttaaaaagagaaaagaaaactctgaaatgcaaaatagctcagtcaaaagtcaatataaaattgtaaattttgctaagattctggatctcagatcttttattcagattgttattatcactcttgctgatatgtaccatctctaagaaagttctcttaaatttatttttctctctggctaatatttttacattgttgaaatctatcttatggtctagatcgatagtatgctctgccaaagcacaagtaggtttgtttaatctacagtcactcttatgagaaatgataCGACTAGACGGATTCCTttcagtttcaccaatgtacgtggatggacattcagtacattgaatgcaataaacaacatctgtagtctctagagtggttaggggttgttttattttgctatatagctgacgtatggttttgatgttcttgttagctattttgatattcttaaattctttgaaaatcttagtgagttcaatgGTTAGattcggaatatatggaagggcat includes these proteins:
- the LOC140449500 gene encoding uncharacterized protein, producing MTVMDIKVEIKKELEEYNGFSSADVQYMQSELSTEVDIIDVKEETQDDSGFSQIRNTLDTKKTSPKHLYHKQQQISQHAEETILNKSIKVEIQQEFYKCEICLRQFSQKINLTTHKKLHTGEKPYKCGICFKTFTRADQLKMHLRTHTGEKPYECEICFKTFTAANDLKKHLRRHTGGKPYKCVICFKTFTTANNLKNHFRTHTREKPYKCEICLRQFSQKSSLTTHKKLHTGEKPYKCGICFKTFTRADQLKRHLRTHTGEKPYKCEICFKTFTTANNLKKHLRTHTGEKPFECKICFKTFTAANDLKKHLRTHTGEKPYMCEICDKTFTKTIHLKIHMRTHTGEKPYKCEICDKTFTKAIHLKIHMRTHTGEKPYKCEICDKTFTKAIHLKIHLRTHTGERPYECEICFKAFTAANDLKKHLRTHTGEKPYKCEICDKAFTKAIHLKIHMRSHTGEKPYKCEICFKTFTRASGLKMHLRTHTGEKPYECEICFKTFTAANDLKKHLRTHTGEKPYKCEICFKTFTRTTGLKMHLRTHTGEKPCKCVICFKTFTTANTLKNHLRTHTGEKPYKCEICLKQFSRQGHLTQHQNVHTGEKPYKCETCFNTFTTADNLKNHLRTHTGEKPYKCETCFNTFTTADNLKNHLRTHTGEKPYKCEICLKQFSQQGNLTKHQNVHTGEKPYKCKICLKQFSQQSNLMTHKKVHA